Proteins encoded within one genomic window of Pristis pectinata isolate sPriPec2 chromosome 5, sPriPec2.1.pri, whole genome shotgun sequence:
- the tril gene encoding TLR4 interactor with leucine rich repeats, with the protein MVWLMFLCLICSANTFCPERCDCQHQHLLCANRGLRAVPEARQNAAEVLTYSLGGNFISNISDFDFTSFTRLLRLDLQYNKIERIHPKTFEKLSRLEELYLGNNIISSIPANAFNYLRRLRLLNMNNNSLKKLNQNVFSHLENLVKLRLDGNSLETLQDAIFKHLGNLLYLQLESNKIHVISGSTFINLRKLIYLNLAKNNQTSLHNGAVFVHLSSLTTLILDENDIKYIGNRVFQMLQKLSRLSLSKNKISHIGSEAFRGLHGLKELFIDGNLLREIPNKLLDPLVKLEQLDLSHNQITSVHPQAFKQLTALRVLKLKSNRLTYLPGETFAFTNSIYSLDLSNNNWTCNCRLKGLKRWMNLAHAEGRLLTVFVLCNNPISLNGKYLDYLTDSEMCYSHKEQSLLNFSKGSVVDGTLSADQVNVQSDQERILDPDNMHTDRNIGGEQKPSSLPTTVTSLLPKSKHLILQPMPTKSVTGSPSQREAPVSLITARETLEILTPYTTFPISSKSERYYLLKAKDKVLQKPLITDPCEFNKLYITNLTVEEVTSSTATIRWKVAHPGFRNTVHFRVLFDRFGQSVTFHRFIYVKDKSEWVTLRELREETPYIVCLESVIAEHVCQVASRDHCLGVLTLPLNKGPLDVQHFILILSGTNAFLVLLGLIIWMSKVLRKLQRKRAPVNVRRMYSTRRPLRSMGSGVSAGDCAGFQTNRSRSVMYQLNEADLMDFQSDRLMDINLRREDIGQRYGD; encoded by the coding sequence ATGGTCTGGCTGATGTTTCTGTGTTTGATCTGTTCCGCCAACACTTTCTGTCCTGAGCGATGTGACTGTCAGCATCAGCATCTGCTCTGTGCAAACCGAGGTCTCCGGGCTGTCCCAGAAGCCCGGCAAAATGCTGCGGAAGTCCTTACTTACAGCCTAGGGGGCAATTTTATCAGCAATATCTCGGACTTCGATTTCACCAGCTTTACCAGGTTGCTTCGATTGGACTTGCAATATAATAAGATTGAACGCATTCATCCAAAAACTTTTGAGAAACTTTCAAGACTGGAGGAGCTGTACTTGGGAAATAATATAATCTCAAGCATACCTGCCAACGCTTTCAATTATCTCCGGAGACTGAGGCTTTTAAATATGAATAACAATAGTTTGAAGAAGCTGAATCAAAATGTCTTTTCACACCTAGAAAATTTAGTTAAGTTAAGACTTGATGGAAACTCTTTGGAGACCTTGCAAGATGCAATCTTCAAACACTTGGGTAACCTTCTTTACTTGCAGTTAGAGTCAAACAAGATCCATGTAATCAGTGGGAGTACCTTTATAAATTTAAGGAAGCTTATATATTTAAACCTCGCCAAGAATAACCAGACTTCATTACACAACGGTGCTGTGTTTGTACACCTGAGCTCACTGACAACTTTGATCCTAGATGAAAATGATATCAAATACATTGGAAACCGAGTTTTCCAAATGCTACAGAAACTCTCTAGACTGTCTCTCAGCAAGAACAAAATTTCTCACATTGGTTCTGAAGCCTTTCGAGGCCTCCATGGGTTGAAGGAGCTGTTTATTGATGGTAACTTACTGAGAGAAATCCCAAATAAACTGCTGGACCCTCTGGTGAAGTTAGAACAATTAGATCTTAGTCACAACCAGATCACCAGTGTCCACCCACAGGCATTTAAACAGCTGACAGCTCTCAGGGTATTGAAGCTGAAAAGCAATCGTTTGACCTATTTACCTGGAGAAACCTTTGCGTTTACCAACTCTATATACAGCCTTGATCTGAGCAACAATAATTGGACGTGCAATTGCAGGCTCAAAGGCTTGAAGCGCTGGATGAATTTGGCACATGCTGAGGGCAGGCTACTCACTGTGTTTGTCCTGTGTAATAACCCCATCAGTTTGAACGGGAAGTATCTGGATTACTTGACGGATTCAGAGATGTGTTATTCTCATAAAGAGCAGTCGTTGTTAAACTTTTCCAAAGGCTCTGTGGTTGATGGAACCCTAAGTGCGGACCAAGTCAATGTTCAGTCAGACCAGGAGCGCATCCTGGATCCAGACAACATGCACACTGACAGAAATATAGGTGGGGAGCAGAAGCCATCCTCTCTACCTACTACAGTCACTAGCCTACTGCCTAAAAGTAAACATCTCATTCTAcagcccatgccgaccaaatcAGTTACAGGCAGCCCAAGTCAAcgggaagccccagtatctctgaTCACAGCCAGGGAGACCTTGGAGATTTTAACTCCTTATACCACTTTCCCCATTTCCTCGAAATCGGAGCGGTATTATCTCCTAAAAGCCAAGGATAAAGTGCTGCAAAAGCCGCTGATAACAGACCCTTGCGAGTTCAATAAGCTCTACATTACCaacctgacagtggaggaggtcaCCTCATCCACCGCCACCATCAGATGGAAAGTGGCACATCCAGGCTTCAGGAATACTGTGCATTTCCGTGTGCTCTTTGACAGGTTTGGTCAATCGGTGACATTCCATCGCTTCATATATGTCAAGGATAAGTCGGAATGGGTCACGTTGAGAGAGCTGCGGGAGGAGACCCCTTATATCGTATGCCTAGAAAGTGTCATCGCAGAGCATGTGTGTCAGGTGGCATCTCGCGACCACTGCCTTGGTGTCCTTACCTTGCCTCTGAACAAAGGTCCTCTGGATGTGCAGCATTTCATTTTGATTCTGTCAGGCACCAATGCTTTCCTGGTTTTGCTGGGGCTCATCATCTGGATGTCCAAGGTGCTGAGAAAGCTGCAAAGGAAAAGAGCCCCAGTCAATGTGCGGCGGATGTACTCCACCCGCCGGCCACTGCGCTCCATGGGTTCTGGGGTCTCAGCGGGAGATTGTGCAGGATTCCAGACCAACAGATCGCGATCAGTCATGTATCAACTCAATGAGGCAGATCTGATGGACTTTCAGTCAGATCGACTCATGGACATTAATTTAAGGAGGGAAGATATCGGGCAACGGTATGGAGATTAG